DNA sequence from the Pungitius pungitius chromosome 3, fPunPun2.1, whole genome shotgun sequence genome:
TTTCATCTTTTTTGAACATGTCATTTTTCCTGCATTAGGTTATTTGTCTTgttcattgtcttactgtccaatggTCAATACATTGCCAGTACATGTTTCTGATTGCTGATATTTAACCCTGAATGCGCTTTTTATGAGCCATGAGTCAACAATTGGCGATAATTATCCTTATGGTCACATAGATATTAGCACGCCACGTAATACAAACATTAGCTGTGTATCTATtttataattctttttttgtaacattTCAATTTCTATTACGCATACATCTATCTTGGGTGTTAAATGCATGGGTTCAGGTTTAAGCTGTATTTGAGTTTAAGTGACGTTAAAACATACTCCCgtgtcttattttgaaggaaattatTCTCTACGTCACATCCAGCGGATGTTGAGAATTTTTAACAACATCGAGCTATCGCTGCGATTGTAAGCTAGCGCCAGCTGCACCCACTGTAAATCATTTTAACAGCACAAAGTGAGGGGAAACATGTCGGATACGGTAAGAATCAACTCGAGGGAGTCTTTGTTGTTCACAGTCgtcacaacatttggaaaaaagaGACACGTTTGTGTGTCCGCGCGGCTGCTACCTCGTATCCTCTGAAATCCCATGCTAGCTGTTAGCTCGTGTAGCTTCGGGCCCGGAGTTCTCTAGTTAAACGACTGTTCAGCTTTGCAGCTTATTTCCAAAGGGGAGCTGCGACGTGCCAGCGTTCTCAGGGCAGCACGTTCCCGTGTGTGAATAACGGGgttattgtgtattgtgtggcGGTCACAGGTTCTCTGCTGCTCAGCTTTATCTGTGGTTGTTTTTCAGGAGACAAAACCGTCCAGCCAAGACGGGGGGGACAAGAAGGATGGAGAGTACATCAAATTAAAAGTGATTGGTCAGGTGTGTATGGATGGAGCTCACTGATCATAACTTATGTATATGGAATATGTATCACTGACCAGAAGTGGTTCATGTTTCTATCATTCTTTAAAATGGATATTAATATACACAGAGGTCACTTTAAACGTCACGTATACATTGTAGATCAAAGTTGGGTTTCCAGAGTAAATTCAGAGAAACATTTCAATTTCATGGTTTCTATGTGATGTAATTCCTTTTAAGTAAAGCAAATTCAATTGGGACTTTCTGAATTCCAACTGAAATTGTGTTGTGACAGTTTACCGCCTCATCTACAGAatacctttgtttttattttctggatTATTTTAGCCTGGTTTTGCTGGTTTTTATTGTACCCAGTTCACCTCAAACAAAGCTGTAGGATGTCCGCACTAGTTCTTATTTTAAAAGTGTCTAAAACTATAGGAGAGCTGTATAATTCCCAGTAAGTGGGTGAGAcgagctccaccccccccccgattcccatcatctctctctctgcccacaGGACAGCAGCGAAATCCACTTTAAGGTTAAAATGACGACGCATCTGAAGAAGCTGAAAGAGTCTTACAGCCAGCGACAGGTCTTTGGTCTTTTCAAGTGACTTTGAAGTGGATTCTGAGTCAGGGATTTTGCAGGCTTACCTTCAGATGGCTGTTGTTTCCTTTCTTAAAGGGCGTTGCAGCCAGCACGCTACGGTTTCTGTTCGAGGGACAGAGAATCGCAGACAACCAAACTCCGAAAGAGGTGAGCAAATCCATTGTTATATAAAGGCgttgaaatacaaacaaacgTTGATGAACTGGATATTCAGTTGTTGTGTTCCCGACTTTGTGTGTCTCCTCTGCTGCGTTAGCTGGGGATGGAGGACGAGGACGTCATCGAGGTCTATCAAGAACAGACGGGTGGACTTTGGAACGATTAAGCCTCCTGAAtttctacattgtttttttttttttttttgtatgtatgtatgtacgtgttttttgttcagtttCAAACCATCTGGATCAAAAGCGACTCGTATCAGGGCTTCCGGGGCTGAGGTGACTACGAGGAGGACGACAGCAAGATGCTCATGTTGTCGACTCTCGTTAGCAttcagcgcgtgtgtgtgtgcgtgcgtgtgcgtgctaCACCCAGGCCTTTACACTTCAACGCAAATAATGCCACCGAGGAACAAGCTGCATCAAAGGAACAGTTTGGCCAGAAAGGAAAATGACGTCATCTCATCACGATTACAATATCACAGCGATATTATGCAACGACAGAAAGAGATGAATGATTTCACTGCTCTGAAGCCCAACGTGTCACCGGGGACCAAAAAGCTTCAAGACGTCCTCGTTTGTCTTCTAGAGTCGAGCCGTCCTCTTTAAATCGGTCGCGGCGCCTGGAGACGGACGTTTGAGGACGCTGAAGGAAAGCCGGAGTCTGCTGAGCCAACAGCTGTTTGGATGCTCTGTTCCTTTCAATGTTTGATTTTCGGAAGCCTCTTTTTCCGTCACCCAGGACGTGGATAATCAAtgaactcctcttcctc
Encoded proteins:
- the sumo1 gene encoding small ubiquitin-related modifier 1, giving the protein MSDTETKPSSQDGGDKKDGEYIKLKVIGQDSSEIHFKVKMTTHLKKLKESYSQRQGVAASTLRFLFEGQRIADNQTPKELGMEDEDVIEVYQEQTGGLWND